Proteins encoded in a region of the Triticum dicoccoides isolate Atlit2015 ecotype Zavitan chromosome 3A, WEW_v2.0, whole genome shotgun sequence genome:
- the LOC119266877 gene encoding sinapine esterase-like produces MISWASSLPQKLAVAAVLLVLSVAIAASPAPAPANQSSCYKHLFSFGDSLIDTGNYIVHFSAAPGPVVELPYGQTFFGRPTGRWSDGRLIVDFIVERLGFPYWPAYLQAAAGKSPAEEFRYGVNFAVASATALSQDFFRKKHLRVDLMPPYSLGVQIGLFKKVLAVLGSTDQERKAAMASSLFLVGEIGANDYIQPLFQNKTLEWVRPLVPRIIRSIALSIEALIELGAKTMYVPGIFPMGCTPLFLGIFPGDDRDPATGCLRWLNDLTLVHNHMLKSQLNELRRNHPGVSITYVDYYEEILSLVTKPVENGFTAETVLDACYPVFVPGREVVRCPDPSRYVSWDGVHLTEAAYKIMAHGMLDGPFAIPPIMSTCNRNC; encoded by the exons ATGATTTCATGGGCGTCGTCTCTGCCTCAGAAACTCGCCGTGGCGGCCGTTCTTCTTGTCCTGTCCGTGGCCATCGCGGCGTCGCCTGCGCCTGCGCCGGCGAACCAGAGTAGCTGCTACAAGCATCTATTCAGCTTCGGTGACTCTCTGATCGACACAGGCAACTACATCGTGCACTTCTCCGCGGCACCGGGTCCAGTCGTGGAGTTGCCATACGGCCAGACCTTCTTCGGCCGGCCCACCGGCCGCTGGTCCGACGGCCGCCTCATCGTGGACTTCATCG TGGAGAGGCTGGGTTTCCCGTACTGGCCAGCGTATCTGCAGGCGGCGGCCGGGAAGTCGCCGGCAGAGGAGTTCCGGTACGGCGTGAATTTCGCTGTGGCCTCGGCCACGGCGTTGAGCCAGGATTTCTTCAGGAAGAAGCACCTCCGTGTTGACCTGATGCCCCCCTACTCCCTTGGCGTCCAGATCGGGTTGTTCAAGAAAGTTCTCGCCGTGCTCGGCTCCACGGACCAAG AGAGGAAGGCGGCAATGGCGAGCTCGCTGTTCCTGGTGGGGGAGATTGGCGCCAACGACTACATCCAACCCTTGTTCCAGAACAAGACGCTTGAATGGGTCAGGCCCCTCGTACCCCGGATCATCAGGTCCATCGCTCTGTCCATCGAGGCTCTAATCGAGCTGGGTGCCAAGACCATGTACGTGCCAGGCATCTTCCCCATGGGGTGCACCCCGCTGTTCCTCGGCATCTTCCCCGGCGACGATCGCGACCCCGCCACAGGCTGCCTCCGGTGGCTCAATGACCTCACCCTCGTCCACAACCACATGTTGAAATCCCAGCTCAACGAGCTCCGCCGCAACCATCCGGGCGTTTCCATCACTTACGTCGACTACTATGAGGAGATTCTCAGCCTCGTCACCAAGCCGGTGGAGAATGGGTTCACTGCGGAGACGGTGCTGGATGCGTGCTACCCGGTCTTCGTTCCTGGGAGGGAGGTGGTGCGGTGCCCGGACCCGTCGAGGTACGTGTCATGGGATGGTGTACACTTGACGGAGGCAGCATACAAGATCATGGCCCACGGGATGCTTGACGGCCCGTTTGCCATACCGCCCATCATGTCCACGTGCAACCGCAACTGCTAG